The Trichocoleus sp. sequence TTGGATTCTATCGGGTGAGGTCTATAACCTACCCCCCGGTGCAGAGCCAATCGTGCGAAATGGCGATCAAGTCGAAGCCAACAGCATTCTGGCAGAAACGAAGCTCGTCACCGAGAATGGGGGCGTAGTGCGGATTCCTCAGGACAGCGAAGGCAAAGGCGGACGTGAGATTGAAATCATTACTGCCTCGGTACTGCTTGACCAGGCAACCGTGATGGCAGAGAGTCAGCAGGGACGCGAACATTATCTGATTGAAACTCAGCATGGTCAGCGATTCTCTCTAATTGCGACTCCGGGGACGAAAGTGACCAATGGTCAGGTTGTGGCAGAACTGATCGACGATCGCTACCACACTCAGACTGGCGGTATCATTAAGTTCTCTGGCGTCGAAGTCGCTAAGAAAGGGAAAGCGAAGCAGGGCTATGAAGTTGTTCAGGGAGGCACAATTCTCTGGATTCCAGAAGAAGCTCATGAAGTAAACAAGGACATCTCGCTGTTGATGGTGGAAGACGGTCAATACGTCGAAGCCGGAACGGAAGTCGTGAAGGACATTTTCTGCCAAAGCAATGGCGTGGTAGAAGTGACCCAGAAGAACGACATTCTGCGGGAGATTGTGATCAAGCCGGGTGACATGCACCTTGCTGACAATCCAGAAGCAGTGATGTCGAAGGATGGGACGATCGTCAGTCCGGGTCAGGAAGTAATGCCTGGTCTAACGGTGGATGAACTGCGCTATATCGAGTATGTGGAGTCGCCTGAAGGTCCAGCGCTGCTGCTGCGTCCGGTGACAGAGTTCCAGGTTCCGGATGAGCCTTCTGTGCCGAGCCAGGAATCAACCAGTGAGGATTCAGGGCGATCGATCCGGCTGCGGGCATTGCAACGCATTGCTTACAAGGATGGAGAGCGGGTCAAATCTGTTGAAGGGCTGGAACTGCTGCGGACGCAACTGGTTCTAGAAATCGATAAGGATGCACCTCAACTGGCAGCCGACATCGAACTGATTCCTGATGAAACCAATCCTGATTTGATGCGCCTGCAGCTGGTAATTCTAGAATCGTTGGTGATCCGGCGAGATATTACGGCAGATCAAACGCAGGGTAGTACGAATACTCGCTTGCTGGTGAAGGATGGCGATCAGATTACACCTGGAGCTGTTGTTGCCCGTACCGAAATTCTTTGTAAAGAAGCCGGAGAAGTGCGCGGTATTCGCGATGTGGGCGAAGCAGTTCGTCGTCTGCTGATTGTCCGTCAGGCAGATCTCCTCACCGTTAATACTCAAGGTGAGACTCCGAAGGTGAAAGTAGGGGATCTGATTGTTGCAGGAACGGAGATTGCGGGTGGCTTCAGAACCGATGAATCGGGACAGGTGATTGCTGCTTCTGAAGGTGAAGTGGTGATGCGATCGGCAAGACCTTATCGGGTTTCTCCGGGTGCAGTACTGCACATTGACGATGGCGACCTGGTTCAGCGGGGAGATAATTTAGTGCTGCTGGTGTTTGAGCGGGCAAAAACGGGAGACATCATTCAGGGTCTGCCCCGGATTGAAGAATTGCTCGAAGCCCGGAAGCCAAAAGAAGCTTGCATCCTGGCGCGTCGTCCGGGTATCGCACAAGTGGTGTATGGAGATGATGAAACCACTGTCAAAGTGATTGAAGCAGATGGTGTGACTACTGATTATCCTCTGTTGCCTGGTCAGAATGTGATGGTGATTGACGGTCAGGAAGTTCGAGTGGGTGAACCGATTACCGATGGTCCGGCAAACCCGCATGAAATTCTAGAAATCTTCTTCACCTATTATCGCGAGATGATGGGAACTCATGAGTCATCGCTGCGGAGTTTACAGGAGGTTCAAACATTCCTGGTGAACGAGGTGCAGTCGGTGTATAACTCTCAGGACATTGAGATCTCTGACAAACACATTGAAGTGATTGTGCGCCAGATGACCTCGAAGGGCAGAATTGAGGATGGTGGCGACACGACAATGCTGCCGGGAGAGCTGGTTGAACTGCGTCAGATTGAGCAAGTCAACGAAGCGATGTCAATTACGGGTGGTGCACCCGCTGACTACATTCCCGTCCTGCTAGGGATCACCAAAGCATCGCTGAATACCGACAGCTTTATCTCGGCTGCCAGCTTCCAGGAAACCACACGCGTTTTGACGGAAGCGGCGATCGAAGGCAAGTCGGACTGGTTACGCGGTTTGAAGGAAAACGTGATCATCGGTCGTTTGATTCCTGCCGGAACCGGATTCAATGCTTACGAAGACAATGCCAATCAGGTCGAGATTGACCCGATCTATGAAGGCAACGTCTTTGAAGAAGATATGGATCTGAGTGACGTGGTGCTAGACGATCGCACGGCTCGTACCTTTGAGCGCGAAGCAGGTCTAGATGTCTTCCCGATGCGAGGGATGGACGGTGACTATGGCGCGAGCTTTGGCGTCGCTGACGATGATTATTCTGCCGCAGTCATAGATGACGAAGATGATCTCGTTGAAGATGATGCAGATGTCGAAGTGGACGCGGATGATGAAGATTAGAGTCTGATGGGGCAGCGATCGAATCAAAAATTTGATTGGCCTATTTTCTAACTGCCCCGGTCAGCGTTAATTGACTTCTCCTCCTTTGATCAAGTTTGGTCAGAGGAGGATTTTTATTGAGATAAAAGCCATTGGTAGCCCAGAAAAACCAGCATTCCTACCGCGATCGTTAGCAGTAAGTTTTTGCGCCAGAACCCGATCACCACTGCTGCAATTGCGCCGATCAATCTGGCATTGGTGTAGCTTAAGCTAATCTGATTTCCAGTAGGCATCAGCACTGCAGGCACAACGATCGCAGTGAGTACGGCAGGGGGAATGTAGCGCAGAATTTGCAGAAACCGGGGCGAAAATTGAATTCGTCCACTGATTGCTAGCACCGGATAGCGAATCAGAAATGTTACCAATGCCATACTGAGGATTAAGAAAAATTCGTTCATGCTCAAGGTTTAATATCAGGTTTCATTCTGAGTTTGAACTGCTCACAAATTACGCCAGCAATGACTCCGGCTAACGCTGCCACAATTAAGCCAAATTGATGGGGCAACCCATAAGCCAGCAAGGACACAGCGCCCGCAGCAAGCACAGTTGCCAGCATTGGCGAATTGGTAATGTAGGGAATCACCATGCCGATAAAGGTGACAGACATGGCAAAATCTAAGCCCCAATTCGCAATATCTGGAACCATTTGTCCGATCGTCAAGCCAAGCAGCGTACAGAGGAGCCAGTTGCTATACATGAATAGAGCTGCACCCAAGTAATACCAGTGCTTGTAAGGGGAGCGATCGGGCTGAGTATAGCGAGCAATTCCGACGGCAAAGGCTTCATCTGTCAACCAAAACCCGATCGGCACTTTCCAAATTTGGGAGAGGTGACGCACATGAGGAACGAGCGTGACGGCATAAAGAAGATGGCGCAGATTCACGACAAACGTGGTGAGCACAATCAAAGGAAATGCCGTTTGGGTTGTGACTAAACCAACAGCAATAAACTGAGACGATCCAGCAAACACAAAGG is a genomic window containing:
- a CDS encoding DNA-directed RNA polymerase subunit beta', producing the protein MTAEQKSTQKSGQEMLFRNQVVNKGQLKRLVAWAFTHYGTARTAHMADELKDLGFRFATRAGVSISVDDLMVPPSKRDLLEAAEEQIRETEDRYTRGEITEVERFQKVIDTWNGTSEELKDEVVRHFKASDPLNSVYMMAFSGARGNISQVRQLVGMRGLMADPQGEIIDLPIKTNFREGLTVTEYIISSYGARKGLVDTALRTADSGYLTRRLVDVSQDVIIRELDCGTERGIVVRSMTDGERVLIPLEDRLLGRVAGRDIVHPKTGEVIVPRNGAISDDLAREIGRAEVEEVIVRSPLTCEATRSVCQSCYGWSLAHASLVDMGEAVGIIAAQSIGEPGTQLTMRTFHTGGTFTGEVAPQMRAGFDGTVHTKPKQFRSRAFRTRHGEDALISEVNVDITIEAGSQKEVHTVPSGSIIFIRDGMTVKTGQMLVEMPTTGRVRKVTEKATKDVASDMAGEVRFADVVPEEKKDRQGNTTRIAQRGGLIWILSGEVYNLPPGAEPIVRNGDQVEANSILAETKLVTENGGVVRIPQDSEGKGGREIEIITASVLLDQATVMAESQQGREHYLIETQHGQRFSLIATPGTKVTNGQVVAELIDDRYHTQTGGIIKFSGVEVAKKGKAKQGYEVVQGGTILWIPEEAHEVNKDISLLMVEDGQYVEAGTEVVKDIFCQSNGVVEVTQKNDILREIVIKPGDMHLADNPEAVMSKDGTIVSPGQEVMPGLTVDELRYIEYVESPEGPALLLRPVTEFQVPDEPSVPSQESTSEDSGRSIRLRALQRIAYKDGERVKSVEGLELLRTQLVLEIDKDAPQLAADIELIPDETNPDLMRLQLVILESLVIRRDITADQTQGSTNTRLLVKDGDQITPGAVVARTEILCKEAGEVRGIRDVGEAVRRLLIVRQADLLTVNTQGETPKVKVGDLIVAGTEIAGGFRTDESGQVIAASEGEVVMRSARPYRVSPGAVLHIDDGDLVQRGDNLVLLVFERAKTGDIIQGLPRIEELLEARKPKEACILARRPGIAQVVYGDDETTVKVIEADGVTTDYPLLPGQNVMVIDGQEVRVGEPITDGPANPHEILEIFFTYYREMMGTHESSLRSLQEVQTFLVNEVQSVYNSQDIEISDKHIEVIVRQMTSKGRIEDGGDTTMLPGELVELRQIEQVNEAMSITGGAPADYIPVLLGITKASLNTDSFISAASFQETTRVLTEAAIEGKSDWLRGLKENVIIGRLIPAGTGFNAYEDNANQVEIDPIYEGNVFEEDMDLSDVVLDDRTARTFEREAGLDVFPMRGMDGDYGASFGVADDDYSAAVIDDEDDLVEDDADVEVDADDED
- a CDS encoding AzlD domain-containing protein encodes the protein MNEFFLILSMALVTFLIRYPVLAISGRIQFSPRFLQILRYIPPAVLTAIVVPAVLMPTGNQISLSYTNARLIGAIAAVVIGFWRKNLLLTIAVGMLVFLGYQWLLSQ
- a CDS encoding AzlC family ABC transporter permease, with protein sequence MVNSQNTAFGNREFSPRSEFWAGMKAIVPLVVGAVPFGIIFGTLAASSGLSFAATLGMSAFVFAGSSQFIAVGLVTTQTAFPLIVLTTFVVNLRHLLYAVTLVPHVRHLSQIWKVPIGFWLTDEAFAVGIARYTQPDRSPYKHWYYLGAALFMYSNWLLCTLLGLTIGQMVPDIANWGLDFAMSVTFIGMVIPYITNSPMLATVLAAGAVSLLAYGLPHQFGLIVAALAGVIAGVICEQFKLRMKPDIKP